One genomic region from Streptomyces sp. NBC_01304 encodes:
- a CDS encoding aminoglycoside phosphotransferase family protein, protein MYTATSSVSAPPRPLAPRQGGGPYLDPTRPAAPALGTGRARRAPGLGNQPLSGRLDLSGPQGAQLRTAIASVLRICPEFNPVQVLRRSGRSVLLVGTTGRSTAVAKCLLDHSPVWSEQIQHEIAAYRAFVRHRPPVRVPRLIAADPDNGTLVIERMPGRVAALQRHPAEAPPRADIRAALGAICRLNAWRPPAGMFDAPLDYASRIARYHELGLLTDRDMGDLQKLVHGIAHSSGTGGLGQFCHGDALLSNILLSPAGPVLVDWEHAGWYLPGYDLATLWAVLGDAPVARRQISQLAQAQGAAARDAFLVNLMLVLTREIRKYETAVQRTMRDTAPAAPGPAQPGAAPSGEEQRLLLRRLHDDCALARRAVRAAVGTR, encoded by the coding sequence ATGTACACAGCAACTTCCTCCGTGTCCGCCCCGCCCCGGCCGCTCGCGCCCCGCCAGGGCGGCGGCCCCTATCTCGACCCCACTCGCCCGGCGGCCCCGGCGCTTGGCACCGGTCGGGCGCGGCGTGCTCCGGGGCTCGGCAACCAACCGCTCAGCGGGAGACTCGACTTGTCCGGCCCTCAGGGCGCGCAGCTGCGCACCGCGATCGCCTCGGTGCTCCGCATCTGTCCGGAGTTCAATCCGGTGCAGGTGCTGCGACGCAGTGGCCGCTCGGTACTGCTCGTGGGGACGACAGGACGCTCCACCGCGGTGGCCAAGTGTTTACTGGACCACTCTCCCGTGTGGTCGGAGCAGATCCAGCACGAAATAGCGGCCTATCGCGCGTTCGTCCGGCACCGGCCGCCGGTGCGGGTGCCCCGGCTGATCGCCGCGGACCCGGACAACGGCACGCTGGTGATCGAGCGGATGCCCGGCCGGGTGGCGGCCCTGCAACGCCACCCGGCCGAGGCTCCGCCGCGCGCCGACATCCGTGCCGCCCTCGGCGCGATCTGCCGGCTCAACGCCTGGCGGCCGCCGGCGGGCATGTTCGACGCTCCGCTGGACTACGCCTCGCGGATCGCCCGGTATCACGAGCTGGGGCTGCTCACCGACCGGGACATGGGCGATCTGCAGAAGCTGGTGCACGGCATCGCGCACTCCTCGGGCACTGGCGGCCTCGGCCAGTTCTGCCACGGCGACGCCCTGTTGTCGAACATCCTCCTGTCCCCGGCCGGGCCCGTCCTGGTCGACTGGGAGCACGCGGGCTGGTATCTGCCGGGCTATGACCTGGCGACGCTGTGGGCGGTCCTCGGTGACGCACCGGTGGCGCGGCGGCAGATCAGCCAACTCGCGCAGGCCCAGGGGGCGGCGGCCCGCGATGCGTTCCTGGTGAACCTGATGCTCGTACTGACGCGGGAGATCAGGAAGTACGAGACCGCTGTGCAGCGCACCATGCGCGACACGGCCCCGGCGGCACCGGGCCCGGCCCAGCCCGGTGCTGCGCCGTCCGGCGAGGAACAGCGGCTGCTGCTGAGGCGGCTGCACGACGACTGCGCCCTGGCCCGCCGGGCCGTGCGTGCGGCGGTCGGCACTCGCTGA
- a CDS encoding ThuA domain-containing protein — translation MGCHARDIRRAVVALLSALLLALTALPATAAPAPEKAPAFRALLFTKAVGYVHDSIPAGIQMFTEEAAENNFELVQTDDATVFADDKLKDFDVIVMLQNSGMVWDTDAQREALQKYVRSGKGVVALHNTLDMGIEEQFPWWDETINGGAHMPAHSPGVLQGTAKVADRVHPSTKALPERWERPEEWYNFDKNPRGDVHVLVTADETTYNPGGSAMGADHPISWCRNAEGGKVWATAMGHDKASYSEAAFRDHVIGGVKWAAGVEPGDCGGTVWSGYEKVTLDDNTADPMELDVASDGRVFYAQRAGDVKIFDPTSHSTVSAGKLDVYTGGEDGLVGMELDPAFKDNHWIYLYYAPAGATEDINRLSRFTVTDNKLDLASEKKLLDVPAYRDRTFPEPGHTGGAVEFGPDRTLYLSTGDDTPPNLDSNWQGYAPLDWRPGKQMLDAARTAGNTNDLRGKILRIKPTDEGGYTVPQGNLFDKGTDKTRPEIYAMGFRNPFRFTVDPKTGYVHASDYGPDRGLPTTDRGPEGLVEYNVIKKAGNYGWPFCHGNNQAYAPYNPDTQEVGAKFDCAKPTNPSPNNTGLKDLPPIQLPELWYGYGESKEFPEMGTGGSAPMSGPVYRYDAKNPSPTKFPAYYDGASFFYEWARDSVKEIRFDKDEKLLKINDFLKSAKFAKPMDMTFGPDGSLYVLEWGSEFGGGNNDSGLYRIDYAQGRRVPVAKAKASATNGPVPLKVDFSSEGSTDPDGDALTFAWDFDGNGTFDSTEANPTYTYTNKGDFTAQLKVTDSSGKSGYANIPVTAGNTAPTVKIETPVSGKLITFGDKIPYKVTVTDPEDGPIDCTKVTVNPALGHDDHEHPTTDIPGCEGTVDTGDLGGHPEGADLTYVLNAKYTDKGGDGASPLTGYGRSVLQPRHKQAEYHDAQSGTRIVSQAGAENGKRIGDISNGDWVAFDPMSVEGVGTVSYKVSSPYGVGAVELRADAPDGKLLATTPMLNTGGWDTYQETPAVPVEALTGTHKLYLVFTSPQDNSFDVDAVEFHAIP, via the coding sequence ATGGGCTGTCATGCCCGCGACATACGTAGAGCGGTCGTCGCCTTACTTTCCGCGCTGCTGCTCGCGCTCACCGCCCTGCCCGCCACCGCGGCGCCCGCACCCGAGAAGGCACCCGCCTTCAGGGCCCTGCTGTTCACCAAGGCCGTCGGCTACGTCCACGACTCCATCCCGGCCGGCATCCAGATGTTCACGGAGGAGGCCGCCGAGAACAACTTCGAGCTCGTCCAGACCGACGACGCCACCGTCTTCGCCGACGACAAGCTCAAGGACTTCGATGTCATCGTCATGCTGCAGAACTCCGGCATGGTCTGGGACACCGACGCCCAGCGCGAGGCCCTGCAGAAGTACGTACGCTCCGGCAAGGGCGTGGTCGCCCTCCACAACACCCTCGACATGGGCATCGAGGAGCAGTTCCCCTGGTGGGACGAGACCATCAACGGCGGCGCCCACATGCCCGCCCACTCACCCGGCGTCCTGCAGGGCACCGCCAAGGTCGCCGACCGCGTACACCCCTCCACCAAGGCCCTTCCCGAACGCTGGGAGCGCCCCGAGGAGTGGTACAACTTCGACAAGAATCCCCGCGGCGACGTCCATGTCCTCGTCACCGCCGACGAGACGACGTACAACCCGGGCGGCTCGGCCATGGGCGCCGACCACCCCATCTCCTGGTGCCGCAACGCCGAGGGCGGCAAGGTGTGGGCCACCGCCATGGGCCACGACAAGGCCTCCTACAGCGAAGCGGCATTCCGCGACCACGTGATCGGCGGCGTCAAGTGGGCGGCCGGCGTTGAGCCCGGCGACTGCGGCGGCACCGTCTGGAGCGGCTACGAGAAGGTCACCCTCGACGACAACACCGCCGACCCGATGGAGCTGGACGTCGCGAGCGACGGCCGCGTCTTCTACGCCCAGCGCGCCGGCGACGTGAAGATCTTCGACCCGACGAGCCACTCCACCGTCAGCGCCGGCAAGCTCGACGTCTACACGGGCGGCGAGGACGGCCTGGTCGGCATGGAACTCGACCCGGCGTTCAAGGACAACCACTGGATCTACCTCTACTACGCGCCCGCCGGCGCCACTGAGGACATCAACCGCCTTTCCCGCTTCACCGTCACCGACAACAAGCTGGACCTGGCCAGCGAGAAGAAGCTCCTCGACGTCCCCGCCTACCGGGACCGGACGTTCCCCGAGCCCGGACATACCGGCGGCGCCGTCGAGTTCGGCCCGGACCGCACCCTGTACCTGTCCACCGGCGACGACACCCCGCCCAACCTCGACTCCAACTGGCAGGGCTACGCCCCGCTCGACTGGCGCCCCGGAAAGCAGATGCTGGACGCGGCGCGTACGGCCGGCAACACCAACGACCTGCGCGGCAAGATCCTCCGCATCAAGCCCACCGACGAGGGCGGCTACACCGTCCCGCAGGGGAACCTCTTCGACAAGGGCACGGACAAGACGCGGCCCGAGATCTACGCCATGGGCTTCCGCAATCCGTTCCGCTTCACCGTCGACCCCAAGACGGGGTACGTACACGCCTCCGACTACGGCCCCGACCGCGGCCTGCCGACGACCGACCGCGGCCCCGAAGGGCTCGTCGAGTACAACGTCATCAAGAAGGCCGGCAACTACGGCTGGCCGTTCTGCCACGGCAACAACCAGGCGTATGCCCCCTACAACCCGGACACCCAGGAAGTCGGCGCCAAGTTCGACTGCGCCAAGCCGACGAACCCCTCACCCAACAACACCGGACTGAAGGACCTCCCGCCGATCCAGCTGCCCGAACTCTGGTACGGATACGGCGAGTCCAAGGAGTTCCCCGAGATGGGCACCGGCGGTTCGGCGCCCATGAGCGGGCCCGTCTACCGCTACGACGCCAAGAACCCGTCACCGACCAAGTTCCCGGCGTACTACGACGGAGCGAGCTTCTTCTACGAGTGGGCGCGCGACTCCGTCAAGGAGATCCGCTTCGACAAGGACGAGAAACTCCTCAAGATCAACGATTTCCTCAAGTCGGCGAAGTTCGCCAAGCCGATGGACATGACCTTCGGGCCCGACGGCTCCCTCTATGTCCTGGAGTGGGGCTCGGAGTTCGGCGGCGGCAACAACGACTCGGGCCTCTACCGCATCGACTACGCCCAGGGCCGGCGCGTGCCCGTCGCCAAGGCCAAGGCCTCCGCGACCAACGGCCCCGTCCCGCTGAAGGTCGACTTCTCCAGCGAAGGCAGCACCGACCCGGACGGCGACGCCCTCACCTTCGCCTGGGACTTCGACGGCAACGGCACCTTCGACTCCACCGAGGCCAACCCGACGTACACGTACACAAACAAGGGGGACTTCACCGCGCAGCTGAAGGTCACCGACTCCAGCGGAAAGTCGGGCTACGCCAACATCCCCGTCACGGCCGGCAATACCGCGCCCACCGTGAAGATCGAGACGCCGGTCTCCGGGAAGCTCATCACCTTCGGCGACAAGATCCCCTACAAGGTCACGGTGACCGACCCGGAGGACGGCCCCATCGACTGCACCAAGGTCACCGTCAACCCGGCGCTCGGCCACGACGACCACGAGCACCCCACCACCGACATCCCCGGCTGCGAGGGCACCGTCGACACCGGTGACCTCGGCGGGCATCCGGAGGGTGCGGACCTCACGTACGTCCTCAACGCCAAGTACACCGACAAGGGAGGAGACGGCGCGAGCCCGCTCACCGGCTACGGCCGGTCCGTGCTGCAGCCGAGGCACAAGCAGGCCGAGTACCACGACGCCCAGTCGGGCACCCGGATCGTCTCCCAGGCGGGCGCCGAGAACGGCAAGCGCATCGGCGACATCAGCAACGGCGACTGGGTCGCCTTCGACCCGATGAGCGTCGAGGGCGTCGGCACGGTCAGCTACAAGGTCTCTTCGCCGTACGGGGTGGGCGCCGTCGAACTGCGCGCCGACGCACCGGACGGCAAGCTCCTGGCGACCACGCCCATGCTCAACACCGGTGGCTGGGACACCTATCAGGAGACCCCGGCCGTCCCCGTAGAGGCGCTGACCGGAACGCACAAGCTGTATCTGGTCTTCACGTCACCGCAGGACAATTCCTTCGACGTGGACGCGGTGGAGTTCCACGCCATCCCGTAG
- a CDS encoding sugar phosphate isomerase/epimerase family protein: protein MTAYAPQLGANPWIWHSPVDSAALTEVLPRLAGWGFDCVELPLEQTGDWDPAGTAKLLRSTGLNAAAVIAVLPPGRELVATDPETVRATQDYLRRCVDAAHVVGAPAVAGPMYASVGRTWRMNPAERTAAYEQWREHLAPVVSYATRAGVRLAVEPLNRYETSLFNTVDQTLEALEGLPVDGIGIALDTYHQNIEERSLPAAVRAAAGRIAHVQVCAGDRGTPGADHLDWPGFLTALHEADYQGALCIESFTAHNATIAVAASVWRPLAPTQDALATEGLGFLRRTLAAL from the coding sequence GTGACCGCGTACGCACCGCAGTTGGGCGCCAACCCGTGGATCTGGCACTCGCCGGTCGACTCGGCCGCCCTCACCGAGGTGCTGCCGCGCCTGGCCGGCTGGGGCTTCGACTGCGTGGAGCTGCCCCTGGAGCAGACCGGCGACTGGGACCCGGCCGGCACGGCGAAGCTGCTGCGGTCCACCGGCCTGAACGCGGCAGCGGTCATCGCGGTGCTGCCGCCCGGCCGCGAACTGGTCGCCACCGACCCGGAGACCGTGCGCGCCACCCAGGACTACCTGCGCCGCTGCGTGGACGCGGCACATGTGGTCGGCGCCCCGGCGGTGGCGGGCCCGATGTACGCCTCCGTGGGCCGGACCTGGCGCATGAACCCGGCCGAGCGGACGGCCGCGTACGAGCAGTGGCGCGAACACCTGGCGCCCGTCGTCTCCTACGCGACCCGGGCCGGGGTGCGGCTCGCCGTCGAGCCCCTCAACCGGTACGAGACCAGCCTGTTCAACACCGTCGACCAGACCCTCGAAGCCCTCGAAGGGCTGCCCGTCGACGGCATCGGCATCGCGCTCGACACGTACCACCAGAACATCGAGGAGCGCTCCCTGCCCGCTGCCGTACGCGCCGCCGCGGGCCGTATCGCGCATGTCCAGGTGTGTGCGGGCGACCGCGGCACGCCGGGCGCCGACCACCTCGACTGGCCGGGCTTCCTCACCGCCCTGCACGAGGCTGACTACCAAGGCGCCCTGTGCATCGAGTCGTTCACCGCCCACAACGCGACCATCGCCGTCGCCGCCAGCGTGTGGCGTCCGCTCGCCCCCACCCAGGACGCCCTCGCCACCGAAGGGCTGGGCTTCCTGCGCCGCACCCTCGCGGCCCTCTGA
- a CDS encoding ABC transporter permease, with amino-acid sequence MTTETAPAVAPAVKTAKVRRSRLTDPAVGIWLAAAAVIVLGWAVVALDGGQLLTRTNITVILSNCVALGLVALGQTAVILTGSLDLSVAYLIGLGTLVAAETMENGRVLMAILAVLALCTAVGLANGLIVTGLKVNAFIATLGTAFILRGWIEDNYTGPAGKVPADFRRLGYDRIGAIPVSVFLLAAVALALWLLTRRTRLGHHMYATGGDEHAARLSGVRTRRTVVAAHVLCSLCVGAAALFLAARLGAGAPWAGTEARYDLESIAAVVLGGTALAGGRGGVSGTLGGVLVLAVLDSVFNQLSVDPFFKNVVRGVVIIAAVALYARRGSRRTAS; translated from the coding sequence ATGACGACCGAGACCGCCCCGGCCGTCGCGCCCGCCGTGAAGACGGCCAAGGTGCGCAGGTCGCGCCTCACCGACCCGGCCGTCGGCATCTGGCTCGCGGCCGCCGCCGTGATCGTGCTCGGCTGGGCCGTAGTGGCCCTGGACGGCGGCCAGTTGCTCACCCGCACCAACATCACCGTCATCCTGTCCAACTGTGTGGCCCTCGGCCTGGTCGCCCTCGGCCAGACCGCCGTCATCCTCACCGGCTCCCTCGACCTGTCGGTCGCCTACCTCATCGGGCTCGGCACCCTCGTGGCCGCCGAGACCATGGAGAACGGCCGCGTCCTGATGGCGATCCTCGCCGTCCTCGCGCTGTGCACCGCCGTCGGCCTCGCCAACGGCCTCATCGTCACCGGCCTCAAGGTCAACGCGTTCATCGCCACCCTCGGCACCGCGTTCATCCTGCGTGGCTGGATCGAGGACAACTACACAGGACCGGCCGGCAAGGTCCCCGCCGACTTCCGGCGCCTGGGCTACGACCGCATCGGCGCGATCCCCGTCTCCGTGTTCCTGCTCGCCGCCGTCGCCCTCGCGCTGTGGCTGCTCACCCGCCGCACCCGCCTGGGCCACCACATGTACGCCACCGGCGGCGACGAACACGCCGCCCGCCTGTCGGGCGTACGCACCCGGCGCACCGTGGTCGCCGCACATGTCCTGTGCTCCCTGTGTGTCGGTGCCGCCGCGCTGTTCCTCGCGGCGCGGCTCGGCGCGGGCGCGCCTTGGGCGGGCACGGAGGCACGGTACGACCTGGAGTCGATCGCCGCCGTCGTGCTCGGCGGGACCGCGCTCGCGGGCGGGCGCGGGGGAGTGTCCGGGACCCTCGGCGGGGTCCTCGTCCTCGCCGTCCTGGACAGCGTCTTCAACCAGCTGTCCGTCGACCCGTTCTTCAAGAACGTCGTCCGAGGCGTCGTCATCATCGCCGCCGTCGCCCTCTACGCCCGGCGCGGCAGCAGGAGGACCGCCTCATGA
- a CDS encoding substrate-binding domain-containing protein encodes MIRSRLWAPSALLLAGALITSCSSDAPPDDPAGSASTGAKGGDGGQFEYFDQAEYQRQLDLAKATPEGPAGKPWEQMLEPEMVDTAQYKKKGSGTTNLCFSNAGVFNPWRQVGLKNMKAEVALHPGVKLTVLDAQGKDDKQISDIQELTGKNCDALIVSPNTTATLTPAVKDACGKLPVIVFDRGVDTDCAVTFINPIGGYGYGAVAADFLIDKVEPKGKILALRISPGVDVLENRWSAGKAAFDKSELDVVDVKFTEGDPAKTKSIVADAISRHGEIDGVWMDSGATALSAVEAFEDAGVDVPPITGEDQQDFLQAWKDKKLTAIAPTYPTFQWRTPVIAALRVLDGKEVPKEWKLPQPTVTEDNLDQYLKEGMPPLHYAMCGCEKLPGFPEEWSKK; translated from the coding sequence ATGATCCGTAGCCGTCTCTGGGCGCCGTCCGCACTGCTCCTCGCCGGAGCACTGATCACCTCCTGCTCCAGCGACGCCCCGCCGGACGACCCCGCAGGTTCCGCCTCCACCGGCGCCAAGGGGGGTGACGGCGGGCAGTTCGAGTACTTCGACCAGGCCGAATACCAGCGCCAGTTGGACCTCGCCAAGGCCACCCCCGAGGGACCCGCGGGCAAACCCTGGGAGCAGATGCTCGAGCCCGAGATGGTCGACACGGCCCAGTACAAGAAGAAGGGCTCCGGCACCACGAACCTCTGCTTCTCCAACGCCGGCGTCTTCAATCCGTGGCGTCAGGTCGGCCTGAAGAACATGAAGGCCGAGGTCGCGCTGCACCCGGGCGTCAAGCTCACCGTCCTCGACGCACAGGGCAAGGACGACAAGCAGATCTCCGACATCCAGGAGCTCACCGGCAAGAACTGCGACGCCCTGATCGTCTCCCCGAACACCACCGCCACCCTCACCCCGGCGGTGAAGGACGCCTGCGGCAAGCTCCCCGTGATCGTCTTCGACCGGGGCGTCGACACCGACTGCGCCGTCACCTTCATCAACCCCATCGGCGGCTACGGCTACGGCGCCGTCGCGGCCGACTTCCTCATCGACAAGGTCGAGCCCAAGGGCAAGATCCTCGCCCTGCGCATCTCACCCGGCGTTGACGTCCTGGAGAACCGCTGGTCGGCCGGGAAGGCCGCCTTCGACAAGAGTGAACTCGACGTCGTGGACGTGAAGTTCACCGAGGGCGACCCCGCCAAGACCAAGTCGATCGTCGCCGACGCCATCTCCCGGCACGGTGAGATCGACGGGGTGTGGATGGACTCCGGCGCGACGGCGCTCTCCGCCGTGGAGGCCTTCGAGGACGCGGGCGTCGACGTACCGCCGATCACCGGCGAGGACCAGCAGGACTTCCTGCAGGCCTGGAAGGACAAGAAGCTCACCGCGATCGCCCCGACCTACCCGACCTTCCAGTGGCGCACCCCGGTCATCGCCGCCCTGCGCGTCCTGGACGGCAAGGAGGTCCCCAAGGAGTGGAAGCTGCCCCAGCCCACCGTCACCGAGGACAACCTCGACCAGTACCTGAAGGAGGGCATGCCGCCGCTGCACTACGCGATGTGCGGCTGTGAGAAGCTGCCCGGCTTCCCCGAGGAGTGGAGCAAGAAGTGA
- a CDS encoding DNA-binding protein NsdB, with translation MSSEPNTRLQDHFGLAGWSKGELARLVNRQAAAMGHPQLATDTSRVRRWIDMGEIPRDPVPRVLAALFTERLGRVVTIEDLGLVRHGRMGKRQGSGEIDNPDQLPWAPERTAAVLTEFTGMDLMLNRRGLVGAGAALAAGTALSSAMHDWLHTDPALSSDTPRINDPLHADPAGYDRYEAAPIGSQEIEELERSVEVFRAWDAARGGGLQRKAVVGQLNEVGGMLSYHHPDHLQRRLWGVAANLAVLAGWMSHDIGLEPTAQKYFVIAAHAAREGGDRPRAGEALSRAARQMVHLGRPDDALDLMKLAKSGSGEEVLPRTQAMLHTIEAWAQASMGRGQAMRRTLGEAEDLFVSDKGDVPPPSWMQMFKEEDLYGMQALAYRTLAEHDPSSASQAQHYGEKALALRIDGRQRSKIFDYLSMASACFIADDPDQADRYARLALVSMGQTSSHRTWDRLREMYRLTGQYSGYPKIQTLREEIQLALPAKGATRGRGKGGVGKA, from the coding sequence GTGAGCAGCGAACCCAACACCCGCCTGCAAGACCATTTCGGCCTCGCCGGCTGGTCCAAGGGCGAACTCGCCAGACTCGTGAACCGGCAGGCGGCGGCCATGGGCCACCCGCAGCTGGCGACCGACACCTCGCGGGTGCGGCGCTGGATCGACATGGGAGAGATCCCGCGCGATCCCGTACCGCGGGTGCTGGCAGCTCTGTTCACCGAGCGACTCGGCCGTGTCGTGACCATCGAGGACCTCGGTCTGGTCCGGCACGGGCGCATGGGGAAACGGCAGGGCAGCGGGGAGATCGACAACCCCGACCAACTGCCGTGGGCGCCCGAGCGGACTGCTGCGGTCCTCACCGAATTCACGGGAATGGACCTCATGCTCAACCGACGCGGCTTGGTGGGCGCGGGCGCCGCGCTCGCCGCAGGCACCGCACTCAGCAGCGCCATGCACGACTGGCTGCACACCGATCCGGCCCTTTCCTCCGACACCCCCCGCATCAACGATCCCCTGCACGCCGACCCCGCTGGGTACGACCGCTATGAGGCCGCCCCCATCGGGTCGCAGGAGATCGAAGAGCTGGAGCGTTCGGTGGAGGTCTTCCGCGCCTGGGACGCGGCCCGCGGCGGCGGGCTGCAAAGGAAGGCCGTGGTGGGGCAGCTCAACGAGGTGGGAGGCATGCTCTCCTACCACCACCCCGACCATCTCCAGCGCCGCCTGTGGGGCGTCGCTGCCAACCTCGCCGTGCTCGCCGGCTGGATGTCGCACGACATCGGCCTCGAACCCACGGCCCAGAAGTACTTCGTGATCGCCGCCCACGCGGCCCGCGAGGGCGGCGACCGCCCCCGCGCCGGCGAAGCCCTGTCCCGCGCCGCTCGCCAGATGGTCCACCTGGGCCGCCCGGACGACGCGCTGGACCTGATGAAACTCGCCAAGTCCGGCTCCGGGGAGGAAGTCCTGCCCCGGACCCAGGCGATGCTGCACACCATCGAGGCCTGGGCACAGGCGTCGATGGGCCGCGGCCAGGCGATGCGCCGGACCCTCGGCGAGGCGGAGGACCTCTTCGTCTCCGACAAGGGGGACGTGCCGCCGCCGAGCTGGATGCAGATGTTCAAGGAGGAGGACCTGTACGGAATGCAGGCCCTCGCCTACAGGACGCTGGCCGAGCACGACCCGTCCTCGGCCTCGCAGGCCCAGCACTACGGCGAGAAGGCCCTGGCACTACGGATCGACGGCCGGCAGCGCTCGAAGATCTTCGACTACCTGTCGATGGCCTCGGCCTGCTTCATTGCCGACGACCCGGACCAGGCCGACCGCTACGCCCGCCTTGCCCTCGTCTCGATGGGCCAGACCTCGTCCCACCGGACTTGGGACCGGCTGCGCGAGATGTACCGCCTGACCGGGCAGTACTCGGGCTACCCGAAGATCCAGACGCTGCGCGAGGAAATCCAGCTGGCGCTGCCGGCGAAGGGGGCGACTCGGGGGAGGGGGAAGGGCGGGGTGGGTAAGGCCTGA
- a CDS encoding ABC transporter permease, translating to MTAMATTPRPFKRVASLLGTGAPVYALLVLLLAALAVTDPGFYEPDRFLAFVKRAAPLVILAAGQYLVIVSGEFDLSVGAIVTAGVVVAAELYGSYPGAHWLVISLALLLAGAVVGVANGLITTFLRVPSFITTLGMMLILEGAVFYWTGGSPHGALPEDFRALGRSSAFGWLPWAVLACLAAGGFAVWLMRSDFGRTLLATGDSERTAALSGVRVHRVRILAFLLSGVAAALAAILVGGFSGVSAQAGRGYEFEAITAVVLGGVVLGGGRGSVVAAMAGAFSLQALFTLLNLQGVSGALESTVQGVIVIAAVGLGAADWSRLRRRRTHFAEDSSGGTPS from the coding sequence ATGACCGCCATGGCCACAACGCCTCGTCCGTTCAAGCGAGTTGCGAGCCTCCTCGGCACCGGCGCCCCCGTCTACGCCCTCCTCGTGCTGCTCCTCGCCGCGCTCGCCGTCACCGACCCCGGCTTCTACGAACCCGACCGCTTCCTCGCCTTCGTCAAGCGGGCCGCGCCCCTCGTGATCCTCGCCGCGGGCCAGTATCTGGTCATCGTCAGCGGCGAGTTCGACCTGTCCGTAGGCGCGATCGTCACCGCCGGAGTGGTGGTGGCCGCCGAGCTCTACGGCTCCTACCCGGGGGCCCACTGGCTGGTCATCAGCCTCGCCCTGCTCCTCGCCGGAGCGGTCGTCGGCGTCGCCAACGGCCTGATCACCACCTTCCTGCGCGTGCCGTCCTTCATCACCACGCTCGGCATGATGCTGATCCTCGAAGGCGCCGTCTTCTACTGGACCGGCGGCTCCCCACACGGCGCCCTGCCCGAGGACTTCCGCGCCCTGGGCCGCAGTTCGGCCTTCGGCTGGCTGCCGTGGGCCGTCCTCGCCTGCCTCGCCGCGGGCGGCTTCGCGGTGTGGCTGATGCGTTCCGACTTCGGCCGTACGTTGCTGGCGACGGGCGACAGCGAACGCACCGCGGCCCTCTCCGGAGTACGCGTCCACCGCGTGCGCATCCTGGCGTTCCTGCTCTCCGGTGTGGCCGCCGCACTGGCCGCGATCCTGGTGGGCGGCTTCTCCGGGGTGTCCGCGCAGGCCGGACGTGGCTACGAGTTCGAGGCGATCACCGCCGTCGTGCTCGGCGGTGTGGTCCTCGGCGGTGGGCGCGGCTCCGTGGTGGCTGCCATGGCGGGGGCGTTCTCGCTGCAGGCCCTGTTCACGCTGCTCAATCTGCAGGGCGTCTCGGGCGCCCTCGAATCCACCGTTCAGGGCGTGATCGTGATCGCCGCAGTCGGACTCGGGGCCGCCGACTGGTCCCGGCTGCGCCGCCGCCGTACCCACTTCGCAGAAGATTCCTCAGGAGGCACACCCTCATGA